The Myroides fluvii region TGTAGCCCAACCTGCGATTCCACCGTAATCTCCGCGACCTTGTTTGAAGTTAGCATATTGAGATTTTAATGTATTGTTGCGGCTTTTTCCAGATTTTTGAGTAGGATTTTCCCAAGGATATGTCTTTCTACCTTGGTAGTTGTTGTATTCTCTCGTACCAGCCATTCCAATTGCTGCATATTCCCACTCTGCCTCAGTTGGTAGACGGTATTCAGCTGTGAAAAGACCATAGTTCATTGTCGCATAAAGGTTTTTTTCTCCTTCTTTTGCTTTATTTTTTACACCGCGATATACGATATCTGTATTACCTCCGTAAACAGCTTCTGGATTCGCTAAATACGTTTCTGTACTAAAGTGTGCATCAGCATAAGCTTCCACAATCTTAGCGTCTTTTTTCAGATACCCAGCTCTTTCTAAAGTTAACTCATTAACTCGGTCTGTTCTCCATTTTGCGTAATCATTTGCTTGTAACCAAGTTACTCCAACCACAGGGTAGTTAGCGTACGCAGGATGTCTTAAATAGCTGGAAATAAGTGTTTCGTTGAAACCTGAACCACTTCTCCAAACAGTTGTATCTGGCAAGGCGCTTTTGTAGATTTCTGCATAAACTTGATTTGTAGGAGGAAAAACACTCTTAAGCCAGTACAAGTATTCATTATAGGCAATGTTGGTTGTCTCAGCCTCATCTAAATAAAAAGATTGTACATACTGTTGTTTTGGATTGTTGTTCCAATCAGCCATGATGTCATCTTGTACTCTTCCCATTGTAAAAGCACCCCCTTCAATGGATACCATACCCTTAGGATTCTGCTGTTCAAAATTCGTGTTGTACTGAAAGCCTCCTTTTTTATCATTTATTTTCCAACCAGTAGCAGAAGAAACTCCATTATTTGTGTTACTGCAACTCGTTAAACCAACTGTAGCTAGTAGGCCAGCAAGCAGTTGTAAAGTCATAAGTCTATTAATCTTCATGTTAAAAACGGGTAAATAATTTGACGCAATATAAGAATTAACGATTAATTAGCAATATCCTTGCTATGAATATTTTAAAAAAAACTTAATTTTTGTGTTCAAAAATAATTATGATTATCTAAATAACGCTTTTTTTATTCGTGTATTGTGTATGGAAAAAATAATTATTTTTGCCTAGGAATAATTCTTCCTCATGCAAATATATATGAAAATAATTATTAATACACTACTGATTCTT contains the following coding sequences:
- the gldJ gene encoding gliding motility lipoprotein GldJ: MKINRLMTLQLLAGLLATVGLTSCSNTNNGVSSATGWKINDKKGGFQYNTNFEQQNPKGMVSIEGGAFTMGRVQDDIMADWNNNPKQQYVQSFYLDEAETTNIAYNEYLYWLKSVFPPTNQVYAEIYKSALPDTTVWRSGSGFNETLISSYLRHPAYANYPVVGVTWLQANDYAKWRTDRVNELTLERAGYLKKDAKIVEAYADAHFSTETYLANPEAVYGGNTDIVYRGVKNKAKEGEKNLYATMNYGLFTAEYRLPTEAEWEYAAIGMAGTREYNNYQGRKTYPWENPTQKSGKSRNNTLKSQYANFKQGRGDYGGIAGWATDNADITNAVKSYAPNDFGLYDMAGNVAEWVADVYDPQIDQIDTDFNFFKGNIYYKNQIGPDGKPQIVTDQTVQFDTLSNGRLRLRNLPGQVSQIAYDADLTQTADQEDAETAAASKKEKQITNIFNEKSRVIKGGSWKDRAYWLDPATRRFYPEDQATDYIGFRLAMTKVGQKQVIRKTKN